In Actinomycetota bacterium, one genomic interval encodes:
- a CDS encoding RecX family transcriptional regulator — protein sequence MKLFKDSKIYRVTEIKKLKGRQKYRVLYLDGIKSGNFFEESLFKFDIKEDSYLSEKELNQLQKFQDEKEAERIAINYLSYKPRSINEVRRKLWSKKISDAIIDITIEKMKSYSYLDDEKYTCGWIEERIRTRGFSSSKIKSELFLKGISKEIIENNLTEIYTPELEIKTAKSLAKKQIRKYKAMDKKVIRRRIINFLLRKGYNYSTIESVLPEVIENLFN from the coding sequence ATGAAACTTTTTAAAGATAGTAAAATTTATCGAGTCACTGAGATAAAGAAGTTAAAGGGGAGACAAAAATATAGAGTTCTTTATTTAGATGGTATAAAATCTGGTAATTTTTTTGAAGAATCATTATTTAAGTTTGATATCAAAGAAGACTCGTATTTAAGTGAAAAAGAATTAAATCAACTTCAAAAATTTCAGGATGAAAAAGAAGCAGAAAGAATTGCAATAAATTATCTGAGTTACAAACCAAGATCAATAAATGAGGTAAGAAGAAAATTGTGGAGTAAAAAAATATCAGATGCAATTATTGATATTACAATTGAAAAAATGAAGAGTTATAGTTATCTGGATGATGAAAAATATACATGTGGTTGGATAGAAGAGAGAATTAGAACAAGAGGTTTTTCCTCATCAAAAATTAAATCTGAACTATTTCTTAAGGGTATTTCTAAAGAAATAATTGAAAATAATTTAACAGAGATTTATACACCTGAACTCGAAATAAAAACAGCAAAAAGTCTAGCAAAAAAGCAGATAAGAAAGTATAAAGCTATGGACAAAAAAGTAATAAGAAGAAGAATTATTAATTTCCTTCTAAGAAAAGGTTATAATTATTCAACAATAGAATCAGTTCTTCCAGAAGTTATTGAAAATCTATTTAATTAA
- a CDS encoding substrate-binding domain-containing protein has protein sequence MKNLSKKLLVIFTVFIFLIINIVSCNQKTAIREKEIILATTTSTYDSGLLDELIPVFEKKYKISVKPIAVGTGEALRMGERGEVDIVLVHSRSAEDKFLEEGYGVNRKDVMHNDFVIIGPEEDPAEIKGNENVTEAFKKISEKQMLFLSRGDDSGTHKKEIKIWEEAGIEPKGDWYLEAGQGMAGTIMIANEKNAYTLSDRGTYLSLQKNIQLKILFEGDPLLLNPYGIIAVNPDKHSKVNYEGAMRFIEFITSKDGQEIIKNFGIEKYGQPLFFPDVIR, from the coding sequence ATGAAAAATTTGTCAAAAAAGCTATTAGTAATTTTTACAGTATTTATATTTTTAATCATAAATATTGTTAGCTGTAACCAAAAAACAGCAATAAGGGAAAAAGAGATAATTTTAGCTACTACAACAAGTACATATGATTCAGGTCTTTTAGATGAATTAATTCCTGTATTTGAAAAAAAATATAAAATTTCTGTAAAACCTATTGCAGTTGGAACAGGAGAGGCACTTAGGATGGGGGAAAGGGGAGAAGTAGATATTGTTCTTGTTCACTCAAGATCAGCTGAAGATAAATTTTTAGAAGAAGGGTATGGTGTAAATCGTAAGGATGTTATGCATAATGATTTTGTAATAATTGGTCCCGAGGAAGATCCTGCAGAAATTAAAGGTAATGAAAATGTAACAGAAGCTTTTAAGAAAATAAGTGAAAAACAAATGTTATTTTTATCGAGGGGAGATGATTCTGGAACTCATAAAAAAGAAATAAAGATATGGGAAGAGGCAGGAATAGAACCCAAAGGTGACTGGTATTTGGAAGCAGGTCAGGGAATGGCAGGAACAATTATGATAGCTAATGAAAAAAATGCTTATACTTTATCAGATAGAGGAACATATCTTTCACTACAAAAAAATATACAATTAAAAATATTATTTGAAGGAGATCCTCTTCTTTTGAATCCATATGGCATAATTGCAGTAAATCCTGATAAGCATTCAAAAGTCAATTATGAAGGAGCAATGAGATTTATTGAATTCATAACTTCAAAAGACGGTCAGGAGATAATAAAAAATTTTGGTATTGAAAAATATGGACAACCATTATTTTTCCCAGATGTAATTAGATAG
- a CDS encoding ABC transporter permease, with protein MNIFVEGMKEALNLLIGLNREILSIVWLSLLISGYAVLTSLLIGIPLGVILGLTKFPGRKLLISLVFTGMGFPPVVIGLFVALSLWRSGPLGFLSLLYTPTAMIIAQVIIATPLVTGLTLASIQQLSHKLKLQCQSLGANKFQLFWTLVKEARIPALAAIMAGFGSIISEVGAAMIVGGNIKGKTRILTTSIVLFTRMGEFEKAIAISIILLFLTFIANLALTYIQQREKFYWKKY; from the coding sequence ATGAACATTTTTGTTGAAGGAATGAAAGAAGCATTAAACCTGCTTATAGGATTAAATAGAGAGATTTTATCAATTGTATGGCTTTCTCTTTTAATATCAGGTTATGCAGTTTTAACCTCCTTACTTATAGGAATACCTTTAGGTGTAATATTGGGATTGACAAAATTTCCTGGAAGGAAATTATTAATATCTTTGGTGTTCACAGGGATGGGGTTTCCTCCTGTAGTTATTGGTTTATTTGTTGCACTATCCCTCTGGAGAAGTGGTCCTTTAGGTTTCTTGTCCCTTTTATATACACCAACTGCTATGATCATAGCACAGGTTATAATTGCTACTCCTTTAGTAACTGGTCTGACTCTCGCATCAATTCAACAGCTTAGTCATAAACTCAAACTTCAATGTCAATCTTTAGGCGCAAATAAATTTCAACTTTTCTGGACATTGGTTAAAGAAGCGAGAATTCCTGCCCTAGCTGCAATTATGGCTGGATTTGGATCAATAATATCTGAAGTGGGAGCTGCTATGATTGTTGGTGGAAATATTAAAGGGAAGACAAGAATCCTGACTACTTCTATTGTTTTGTTTACAAGAATGGGAGAATTTGAGAAAGCTATTGCAATATCAATAATACTTTTATTTTTAACATTTATTGCTAATTTAGCTCTTACTTATATACAACAAAGGGAGAAATTTTATTGGAAAAAGTATTAG
- a CDS encoding ABC transporter ATP-binding protein, which produces MEKVLEVKNLIHKYNKNVILDIEEFELLRGEVLVLVGPNGAGKSTFLRILNLLEKPSQGKVKIFGIVPTNNKQKHIFRRRMAMVFQEPLLFKSSVYDNVSYGLRIRKKNKNSIKNKVLKALEKLEISHLINRPAGTLSGGEAQRVSLARALVLEPEILLLDEPFAELDQPTREELRHNLYKIIRRENQTTLHVTHDRNETLVISDSVALMNKGKIIQRGRTEDVFNKPINEFVANFLGVETILYGKITSKSDGLCIVNINNQKLEVVSDLEKGENVIACIRPENVTLLKYSLKAPITSARNSFVATIKDISSYGLVYRVVMDCGFNLTSFITKQSLDRLNLKIGEKIIANIKATSIHLLSRK; this is translated from the coding sequence TTGGAAAAAGTATTAGAAGTAAAAAATTTAATACATAAATATAATAAAAATGTGATTTTGGACATTGAAGAGTTCGAATTGCTTAGAGGTGAAGTCCTGGTATTAGTTGGACCTAATGGAGCTGGTAAAAGTACATTTCTTAGAATCTTAAATCTATTGGAAAAACCTTCTCAGGGAAAAGTTAAAATATTTGGAATTGTTCCTACAAATAATAAACAAAAACATATTTTTAGAAGAAGAATGGCAATGGTTTTTCAAGAACCACTCCTTTTTAAATCTTCTGTTTATGATAATGTTTCATACGGTCTTAGAATAAGAAAAAAAAATAAAAATTCAATAAAAAATAAGGTTTTAAAAGCACTGGAAAAGCTTGAAATTTCTCATCTTATAAATAGACCAGCTGGAACACTTTCTGGTGGTGAAGCACAGCGTGTTTCACTTGCAAGAGCATTAGTTTTAGAACCCGAGATTCTATTATTAGATGAACCTTTTGCAGAATTAGATCAACCAACAAGGGAGGAATTAAGGCATAATTTATATAAAATAATTAGAAGAGAAAATCAGACAACATTACATGTTACTCATGATAGAAATGAAACTTTAGTTATTTCAGATAGTGTTGCTTTAATGAATAAAGGGAAGATTATTCAAAGAGGAAGAACAGAAGATGTTTTTAATAAACCAATTAATGAATTTGTAGCGAATTTCTTGGGAGTAGAAACTATTTTATATGGAAAAATTACAAGTAAGAGCGACGGACTTTGTATAGTAAATATTAATAATCAGAAATTGGAAGTTGTATCTGATTTAGAGAAAGGTGAAAATGTTATTGCTTGCATTCGTCCTGAAAATGTAACACTTTTGAAATATTCATTAAAAGCACCTATTACAAGTGCGAGAAATTCATTTGTTGCAACTATCAAAGATATCTCTTCCTATGGACTTGTTTATAGAGTTGTTATGGATTGTGGATTTAATTTGACATCATTTATAACAAAACAATCTTTAGATAGATTAAACTTAAAAATTGGAGAAAAAATTATAGCTAATATTAAAGCAACTTCTATTCATCTATTATCAAGAAAATAA